The stretch of DNA TCTTTCTGTTGTTCAAAGGCAGCGACAGCCTTGTAATGCTTAAAAACCAGGAAGGAAAGGTGGTGGGAAAAATCGGACTTCCGGATAACGGAGATGCCGGAGTTAAAATAGAATTCTGATCAATATCAGCGTAGCTATAAAATTTAAAATTACTGAAAGGCAGCTTGAAGCTGCCTTTCGTATTCTTATGCCTCTTCGGCAATTACTTCCACCACTTCCGGCACCATGCGTTTCATCATGCCTTCAATGCCCGCCTTCAAGGTAATCATAGATGAAGGGCATCCACTGCATGCGCCCTGTAACATCAAAGTAAGGCGACCATCCTTGAACGATTTAAACTGAATTGCCCCGCCATCCATTTCAACGGCAGGTTTCACATATTGCTCCAGCAGCTCTTTAATTCTTTTTTCTATTTCCTGCTCTTTAATATCCTGCTCTTTCCCTGTCTCAACAGAATGGGAAACAGGTGGCTGAAAATTTTCACTCACCACCGGGAGATTATTGCTCAGATAGTTTTTCAGAAAATCCCTTATCTCCGGAATAATTTCATTCCAGTCATAGCCGGCCTTTTTTGTTAGCGTAACAAAGTTGGCTGCAATAAACACCCCGTTGACATACACGTAAGTGTTAAACAACTCCCTGGCCAAGGGCACTTCTTTAGCCTCAGTGATATTTCTGCAGTCAATACTGTGATTCTTCAGAAAAATGCGGTTAGCCACAAATTTCAATGATTCAGGATTCGGGGTTGCTTCGGTATAAATTTCCACTTTTGGGGTCTGCATATCAAGTTTTTTTCAGTTAAACAGTTACCGCGCACTTTGGGTTCTGTAGCAGTATGTAAAATTATGCCTTTGCCCGGCTTCGGAGTACGAAGGTCTATTTGCTGAAATATGCTCCGTTTGGGGAATTCCTTTTTATATTTGCCCGGTCTGAATCAAAAATTGGATCCCATGAGAAAGACATTTATGATGTTTTTCCTGTGCATGAGCGGTATGCTGATGGCTCAGGAAGGCTTCCATGCCGGTTTTAAGGTCACTCCTCAATCTACGTGGATGATCAATGATGATAATTCTGACAATAGCAACTATAACTACGTAAGCACATGGGGAATAGCTTACGGTCCCAGCTTTGCCTACTTCTTTAAACCTTCAGTAGGCGTGGGTATGGATGTTATCCTATCACACCAGGGGCAAAAATTTGAGGAGAGGAAAACCAATGCCCAAATCAATCAGTTGCGACTCAGATATGTAAAACTGCCGTTGCTGTTGCACTTCAGTTCAAGTCCGGAGCTACCGGTGCAGTTTATTGGCTACACAGGTCCCCAGTTTGGTTTTCTTACGAAGGCCGAGCTGGAAATAGGGCAAAAAACGCCTCCTTCAGCCATCTTTGTGCCGGAAGTAGCCCCGTTTATACCGGCTGAGCCCGGAAAATACAATGTGAAAAGCTCTTATGCCAAAGCGAATATTGGCTGGCTGATTGCCTTTGGCTTAGGCACAAATTTTGGCACTGACTTTCTGGGCATGAGCGTGCTTATCAGGCTGGATGGCAGCTTTACCGATGCAGAAAAAAAACCTGAGTTGCTGGATTCAGGCGGACAACTCGTAATTGATACCGAAGCCGCAACCAACAGGGCATGGTATTACTATTTCTATCCTTCTGATAACAGCCTGGAAGCTGCCAGCAGACCTACTACATATAATCTTCTTGGAGGCATTGAAATCGGTTTTAAGTATATCTTGAATACCGGCTCAAAGGGCCGCAGACGTTAATCTCTGCATAACAGCGACAGAAGACTGACATCAACCATCTTAACCATCGTTTTCCATTAAACGGGTTATCAGGTCTGGCTCAAAGCCCCGCCCTGCAAGATAACGGAATACTTTCTCTTTACGAGAGGCCTTATCGGTTGCAGCCAATGCATGAATTTTTTGAGAAAAAAGCTTTCGGAGCGTTGCAAGGTATTCTTCCTGCGGGATTTCCTCCAGAGCAACTTCTATCAGGTCATCAGAAATGCCTTTCTGCCGCAGTGCATGCCGAATTTTTATTTTCCCCCATGCGGAAAGGTGAAATTTTTCCCGCGCAAACAAACGGGCATACCGCTTTTCATCCAGGAAGCCCCTGCGCTCAAGCCTGCGGATGAGTTTTTCAATAGTGGCTGGCTCAACACCTGATTGGCTCAGCTTACGTATGACGTCCTGCCGGCAACGCTCTGCTGAAGCACAGTAACGTTCTATTTTTCCTGCAATCTGGCTGATATCCTGCTGCCTGACCGGCATCCTGATTTGTATTAGCTTCGCCTATCTGAATCACAAAGCTATATATTCACCCGTAAACCTCACTTCTTTGCTTAGCTATACGTGAAGAACCGGCAGGCTATATACATTCTGTTTGCAGCAAATTCCATTTCTGGATTGGCACAGGGCATTACGATGATTGCTATTCCCTGGCATTTCACCAACGTGCTGAATATGCCTTCCGGGTTTGGAATCATTACGATGGTGGCAACTTTTCTTTCCCTCCTCTGGGGGCTGTATGCAGGCGTAATGATAGACCGTTATAACCGGAAACATGTCTTTCTGGCCATTACCACCGGAGGTTTTATTATCATGCTTTTGGTATCCCTGCTGGGCTTCTATCTAGGGCAGTTGCCGATGCTGTCGGTGGCGTTTATTTACTGCAGCATGTTTTTGATATTTACAGTACACTATCCGAATCTTTTTGCTTTTGCGCAGGAAATTACCGACCCGAAAGATTACGGGCGCATTATTTCCTGGATTGAAATTCAGGGACAGGCAACCACTGCAGCGTCCATGGCTCTGGGAGCTGTTCTTTACGGAGGCGCACGTAGCGGGGAAATATCTTTGCTGGGCTTTCAGGTAAAGCTGGCAACCGTTCTGCGCCCCTGGGAACTGCACGAAATTTTTCTCCTGAATGCTATTACCTTTCTGCTGGCCGGATTGTTGATTTCATTTATCCGCTTTCAACCGCTAGCCCATCGCTCTGCAGAGATCAGCGGAGTGCTTTCCAGGCTGAAAGCCGGTTTTGATTACCTCTACAAGCATCGCCTGATCTTTATTTTCGGCACTGCTTCTTTCTTCATCTTTGTGACTATTCTGATAACCGGCTTTTACTTAAATCCTATTTACATCAAAAATCACCTGCAGCAGGAAGCCGGGGTATATGCTTCGTATGAAATGTACTTTGCTGTAGGAAGCCTGCTTGCCGGCATTGGTATCCGGACCTTGTTTCGGAAATCCAACACGGTGGCTGCCATCATCATCATGTCACTGGGAATTTCAGCCCTCTATTTTATTTGCATGTGGAATACACATCTTGGGGTATTTTATTTAATTGGTCTGATGCAGGGGTTTGGTAATGCAGGCACCCGGATCATGCGGATGACCTATTTGTTTCACCATATACCCAACCAGGTTATCGGGCGCACGGGAGGAGTATTTATGACCGTCAGTGTTATTCTGCGTCTTATTTTAATTTTTGTCATTTCACGCCCCTTTTTTGTGAGCGGAAATCATGTAACATACAGTTACTTTATCCTGGCTTTGTTTGTGCTCAGTGCTGCTGCCCTGATGAGTGTGTTTTATACAAGGCTGGTTGCCCTGCCAGCGCACTCAGACATAAGGCTTGCGGATAAGGGCAAAAACTACAACCAGATCAGCAAGCACTAAAATACCCACTGCCTGATGCAGCACTCCCCACATTATCGGCAGCCCTCCTTTAAAGTGTAATACGGTAATGATACCCAGCACAACCTGGATCAAGGTGATGCCTGCCAAGGCTCCGGCCGCTGCCGGCAAAGGGTGACGGGTTTTTACTTTTTTTGATTTACAATAAAAAATCACCACAAGAAGCAGAAAGCTATAACCCACCATCCGGTGAAGAAAGTGCACCAACGATGCAGCAAAAGGATCAGCATCATAATGCCTGAAAGCATCCATTGTCCAGGATGAAGGCGAAAGCAGAACATCCGGGATAAAGCGTCCGTTCATATCAGGAAATGTAGGGTAAAGAAAGCCGGCTTTCATTCCCGACATCATTCCGCCCAATGACAATTGCACCGTGATGACTGCAAGTAGTACGGCTGCAAACCGCTTTAGTAATGGACTCACAGTATAATACTCATCCGCAACCCATTGACGAACGGTTACATGCAATAAATAGGAAAAAGTGAGCAACGCAATAAGCAGATGCATTGTAAGCTTATAGGCATCCACCCAGGGGCGTTCAACAAGGCCGCTTTTCACCATGATCCATCCGAAAGATGCAGCAAGAGCACTTAGGAAAATCACCACAACTAACTGCAGGATAAGACGTTTCGGTAATTGCTTTCTGAGTAAAAAAACAGCAAACGGAATGGCAAATACAAAACCCATCAGGCGCGCCCACAAACGATGAAGATATTCCCAAAAGTATATGCGTTTGAATTCGGCCAGGGTCATTCCTTTATTCAGCTTATGGTATTGCGGAGTTTCACGGTACTTTTCAAATTCATTATTCCACGAGCGCTCATTGAGTGGGGGAATAGTTCCGGTAATAATTTGCCATTCTGTTATGGACAGACCCGAGCCCGTAAGGCGGGTAATGCCGCCCAGCATGATCTGTACGTAAATCATCACTACTCCGCAGAGCAGCCACCACTTGACAGCACCGGAAGGTTTGGGCATCGGCTCCAAAATTAATGGAAGTAGAATCAACTGAATGCCTTTTACAGGCGGCAACAGGATACGCGCTGTCCATTGGCAAATTGAATTAAATGACGTCCTGCATGGAGAAAACGAGCCGGCAGGAATATAAATGACGGCAAAGTTGTGCAGGAGTTAGTTCAGCTTCAGGGGAGCCACCAACTCAAACTCGGGAATGATTACCCGGAACAACTTACCATCATCCAGCCGCTGCATCAGATAATTGCCCGACATGCGGCCTACTTCGCTTCTCAGGCTGCACCCGGAAACGTATTGATGAGATTCTCCGGGTTTCAATATCGGTTGTTTGCCAACCACCCCCACACCTTCTATTTCCTTAAGCTCGCCTATAGAGTCAAAAATCTTCCAGTAGCGCTTAAGTAGTTTTACGGTGAAGGAACTGGTATTTTCAATCGTAATACGATAGGCAAACATGTATTCCCAGTTTACCGGATTAGAATAATCCTGCTGGTAAAAGGTTTCTACGCTTATTCTTATTCCGTGAGTGACGTGGGTTATCATAAGACGGTTATACGCCCGTCTTAAAAAAAGGTTTTTCATCGTTGGCTCAGGAAAGCGTCTATTATTTTTTTTGCCTCGGCAACCGCCTTATCCAGGTCATCATTGACCAATACCCGATCAAAGCGGTCTTCAAAGCTCATTTCAAATTTTATGCGTTCAAGGCGTTTTACCATGGACTGGGTATTTTCAGAATTGCGGTTGGCAAGTCGCTCCCTGAGCACCTGCAAAGAAGGAGGCTTGACAAAGATGGTCAGAGCTGCATCCCCATATTTTTCTTTCAGACGCAATGCTCCTTTAACGTCAATATCAAATACAATTGCTTTTCCAGCACGGGTCAGACGCTCCACTTCACTGGCAAGAGTACCGTAAAATACTCCCGGATAAACCTCTTCCCACTCAATGAATTCACCTTTTTGGATTTTTGATTTGAACTCTTCTTCCGTGAGAAAGTAGTAATGCTTCCCATCTACTTCATAGTCGCGTTTTTTTCGGGTGGTCGCAGAAACCGAAAATTTCAGCCTGGAATCCATATCCAGCAGGCGATGTACAATGGTGGTTTTCCCGGCACCGGAGGGAGCTGTAAAAATGATAAGCTTCATAAAAATATTATCCAACACGTTCGTAAATCACGGCAGCCCCCTGTCCTACTCCTATGCACATGGTTGCAAGCCCGTATTGTACGTTGGGCCTGCGCTTCATTTCATGTAAAAGTGTAGCTGAAATACGTGCCCCGGAACAACCCAGTGGGTGCCCCAATGCAATGGCGCCCCCGTTTACATTCACAATATCCGGATTGAAATGCAATTCACGTATGCAAGCCAGGGATTGTGATGCAAAGGCTTCGTTGAGCTCTACCAGCCCTATATCTTCTACCTTTAGTCCGGCTCTTTGCAGAGCTTTGCGTGTTGCCGGCACGGGACCAATACCCATGATATCCGGATCTACACCGGCCACTGCCATAGCTTTTATCCGCGCCAGCGGTTTAAGACCCCGCTCCTGCACCACCTTTTCGGAAACAATCAACAGTGCCGCTGCTCCGTCATTGATACCGGATGCATTGCCTGCTGTCACCGTTCCATCCTTGGCAAAAACAGGCTTTAGTGCTGCCAGTTTATCAAGAGAGGTCTTCCGGGGATGTTCATCTGTGTTAACACTTACAACATCTCCCGTGGGTTTATTGACCAGCACAGGAATAATCTCGTCCTGAAATTTACCAGCCTGAAAAGCCTGCTGATATTTTTCTTGCGACTGCAGAGCAAATGCATCCTGTTCCTGACGAGAAATATTCCATTTGCGTGCAACATTTTCGGCCGTTTCACCCATGGAGAAAGGATAATACAACTGAGCAAATTTTTTATTGATGAACCGCCAGCCCAGAGTAGTATCATACACTTCTGCCGAACGCGAGAAAGCCTCATAGGCCTTTGCCATAACAAATGGTGCGCGACTCATGCTCTCGGCTCCTCCGGCAATATACACGTCCGCCTCACCCAACATGACAGCCCGTGCTGCATCCATAATGGCCTGCAAGCCTGACGCACATAAACGATTCACGGTTACCCCGGCTGTAGTAACCGGCAGACCTGCCAGGAGCAGTGCTATCCTGGCTACATTCCGATTGTCTTCACCAGCTTGATTGGCCGCACCAAAAATTACGTCTTCCACTTCTGAAGGGAGAATCTTTTCGTTTCGCTTCATTAAGGCACGGATGACTTCAGCCGCAAGGTCATCCGGCCGCACTGAGCTAAGGACGCCCCCATATTTTCCAATGGGAGTTCGGACAGCATCCAAAACATATGCGTTTGTCATGTGCAATTTGTTTGGCAATTGGAAAATAAATAACTCCACTGTCTCATTCTTCGCATTTCTCTCTTCCTTGCTGAACTGTAGATGTATCTTTGGTTCACAAAAGTAAAAGAATGATTCAGAGAATTCAGACGGTGTGGTGGCTGCTTTCAGCCATTTTACTTGTTGGGATGTTGTTTCTGCCGGTTTTCAGAAGTCCGGACGGCACATTGCTCTACCCGAATAATTTTGTCATCCTGCTACTCACTGCCCTTGTAACAGCAGGTGGAAGCTTGCTGATTATTTTTCTCTATAAAAACCGCCCTTTTCAGATAAAAGCAGGTTGGGTTTTAATACTTCTGCATCTGCTACTTATGGGAATCCTTGGGTACTGGTTCTTCTCACAAACAGGACTTGCTTATTTGCCGGCAACGGTCATCCCGTTAATTTCTTTGATTTTTCAAATACTGGCTATCCGGGGGGTTCGCAAAGATGAAGCGCTGGTGAAATCAATGGACCGCCTGCGCTAAACAACGAGACACTATTTGCCCCTCTCAACCGGCTTTCTTTCTTTTTCTTTATTCCCTCTGGCGCCAGCATTGACCCACTGCCCTGGGGTCAGCCTTCTTCTGCATTCTTTTTCCGGCAATGATGCACAGCCATTCAATGTTTTTGTTTGATCTGCTATAGCTGCCCATAGCCCTTCCTAACGCCTCTTCATCAAACATGCCTGTATTCCCTATCACGCATTGCGCATTTTGTGTATGGGCATATTGTATGGCTCTCTCCATGGCAAGTTTGTTGTTTTTTACCTGCTCATATTCGGTTGCCACGTCATCGACCTGCATATCTGTACTTTTTACTTTCATTCAGCTTGGGCCTGTGCATAACCCTGGTTGTCGCAAGTGTTTGGCAGGGTCAGTGTGACGCTGAATAAATAGAGGTCTTTTGACCTCCGTCCGCAAAAAAAGCAGACATTTTCTTTCTTTTTAAGAAGCAGCTCTGAACCCCACACCAGATTTTCCCTATTTAATGCTAAAATTTCTGAGTGGGTTCAGCTTAAAAGTTTTCAAATCCTGATGGTGTTTATTGCATTTCAGCAGCGTTCATTGCGCGTGTTTAACAAGCAACTCCCATACATCTTATAATCTCCAGCAAAGCAAAATACTGGTGGAGGCGATCGCTGGAAACTGCAGAAAATTCACTTCACAAACAAGTGCGCAAGGCGCACTGTCGCGCAGAATACTTCTTTGAACTGTGGGAGCTATAAAGCAGGCTAAGCTAAAAAATAGTGTCTTTCTGCAAGCGCCATGCAGCAAGTATTCTCAGGCTGCCCAGCTTTCTCTGTCCAAACTCCTGAATTGTATCGCTTCTGCAAGATGCTCCATCTTGATGTCATCGCTTCCTTCAAGGTCGGCTATGGTGCGCGATACTTTCAGGATGCGGTCGTATGCGCGTGCCGAGAGGCCAAGCCGCTCCATGGCTTTATTCAGCAAGGTTTGTGAGGCGGTATCAATGCGGCAATATTCGCGCAGTTCTTTGGTGGCCATTTGGGCGTTGCAATAAATTCCCTGCTTTCCTGAAAATCGTTTCTCCTGGATTTGTCGTGCTTTTATCACACGCGCGCGAATAGTTTCACTTTTCTCTCCCTGCCTTTCCATCGAAAGGTCTTTAATGGGTAGTGGAGTCACCTCTACATGCAGGTCAATTCTGTCGAGCAATGGGCCTGAGATTCTGTTCAGATATTTCTGCACCACCCCAGGCGCACAGACACATTCTTTTTCAGGATGGTTGTAATAGCCGCAGGGGCAGGGATTCATCGAAGCTACCAGCATAAAACTTGCGGGATACTCAACAGAAAAGCGGGAACGGGAAACGGTGATTTTTCTTTCTTCCATCGGCTGGCGCATTACTTCCAGGACGGAACGTTTAAACTCGGGCAATTCGTCCAAAAACAATACTCCATTGTGGGCAAGGGAAATCTCTCCCGGTTGCGGGAAGCTACCACCACCCACAAGGGCTACATCGCTGATGGTATGATGCGGAGCACGAAAGGGGCGCTGATATATCAGGGAAGCATTAGATGGCAACTTGCCGGCAACAGAGTGTACTTTGGTAGTTTCCAGCGCTTCATGCAAGGTTAGAGGAGGAAGAATGGTGGGGATGCGTTTGGCAAGCATGGTTTTGCCCGCACCAGGAGGTCCGATTAAAATCACGTTATGCCCACCGGCTGCTGCAATCTCCAGCGCGCGCTTGATATTTTCCTGTCCCTTCACATCTGAAAAATCAAAATCAAACTTATTCAGATTAGCAGCAAACTCGGCCCGGGTATCCACCTGAACCTGGATTAATTCACCTTCATGATTGAAAAAGCGAACAACATCACGGATATTGTCAGCCCCATAAATCTTAAGATCATTGACGATAGCGGCCTCTCGTGCATTTTGTTTTGGCAAAATGAAGCCTGTAAATTTTTCTTTTCGTGCCTGAATGGCTATAGGCAAAGCCCCTTTGATTGGCTGCAGGCTACCATCCAATGACAATTCTCCCATGACCACATATTCACCGATTTTTTCTGGATTTACTTGTCCTGAAGCTGCAAGAATACCAAGGGCTATGGTGAGATCATAAGATGAACCTTCTTTACGGATATCGGCAGGCGCCATGTTGATTACTATACGCTGGCGTGGCATGCGGTAGCCATTGTTTTTTAAAGCTGCTTCAATGCGTTGCTGGCTTTCTTTTACCGCATTGTCCGGTAATCCCACCAGAAAGTATTTCATACCCTGTGATACATTCACCTCCACTGTGATGGTGATGGCATTCACTCCGTAAACGGCAGATCCGTAGGTCTTTACGAGTCTGTCAGATATCAGCTGTTCGGATTCCGTAATTTCCAGTTCATCCATAAGTAATAGTTGAAGCTTTAAGATATAAATTTCATCACAGAAAACCTTTACGGAAAGGTAAAATGCCGGGAAATAAAAAAGCCTCCTTGTAACAAGGAGGCTTTAAAAAATAAATTTGGCAACGACCTACTCTCTCAGGTTTTAACCTAATACCATCGGCCCTGGTGGGCTTAACTTCTCTGTTCGGAATGGGAAGAGGTGAACCCCACCGGTATAGTCACCAAAAAGAAGGTTTGACATGTTGTAATCCGTTTTAAATTTTTTCTGACCAGAATAGTATTAAGAAAGCTTACGGGCAATTAGTACTACTTGGCTTTGACATTGCTGTCTTTACACCTGTAGCCTATCTACGTCATCATCTTTGACGGCCCTTAAAAGAAGTCTCATCTTGAGGGGGGCTTCGCGCTTAGATGCTTTCAGCGCTTATCCCTTCCGAACATAGCTACCCTGCGCTGCACCTGGCGGCACAACAGGTATACCAGAGGTTCGTCCAACTCGGTCCTCTCGTACTAAAGTCAGCTCCTCTCAAACTTCTAGCGCCTGCATCAGATAGGGACCGAACTGTCTTGCGACGTTCTGAACCCAGCTCACGTACCACTTTAATGGGCGAACAGCCCAACCCTTGGGACCTGCTCCAGCCCCAGGATGTGATGAGCCGACATCGAGGTGCCAAACCTCCCCGTCGATATGAGCTCTTGGGGGAGATCAGCCTGTTATCCCCGGAGTACCTTTTATCCTTTGAGCGATGGCCCTTCCATGCAGAACCACCGGATCACTATACTCTACTTTCGTACCTGCTCGACTTGTAGGTCTTGCAGTCAAGCACCCTTATGCTATTACACTCTAGGCACGGTTACCAAGCGTGCTGAGGGTACCTTTAGGAGCCTCCGTTACTTTTTAGGAGGCGACCACCCCAGTCAAACTACCCGTCAAGCACTGTCTTCCCCGCGGATACGGGGAGTTAGGCTCTAGATAAAGGAAGGGTGGTATTTCAACGGCCGCTCCACGGTAGCTGGCGCCACCGCTTCAAAGCGTCCCACCTATCCTACACATCCTTTACCCAAAGTCAATGCTAAACTGTAGTGAAGGTTCACGGGGTCTTTCCGTCCCGATGCAGGAAACCGGCATCTTCACCGGTGCTACAATTTCACCGAGCTCATGGCTGAGACAGTACCCAGATCGTTACACCATTCGTGCAGGTCGGAACTTACCCGACAAGGAATTTCGCTACCTTAGGACCGTTATAGTTACGGCCGCCGTTTACCGGGGCTTCAGTCGCGAGCTTCTCCACCAGAGGCGGATAACACGCTTCTTTAACCTTCCGGCACCGGGCAGGTATCAGGCCCTATACATCATCTTTCGATTTAGCAGAGCCCTGTGTTTTTGTTAAACAGTCGCCTGGGTCTTTTCACTGCGGCCCCGCCGGAGGCGGGGCACCCTTTCTCCCGAAGTTACAGGGTTAATTTGCCGAGTTCCTTAGCCATGGATCACTCGAGCGCCTTAGGATTCTCTCCTTGACTACCTGTGTCGGTTTGGGTACGGGTGGCATTAATCTGAAGCTTAGAGGTTTTTCTCGGAAGCAAGTTTAGGGTCATTATCCACTTACCCGAAGGCTTGTGGTACTGTCAGATCTCAGCACAGCTCGTGGATTTGCCTGCGAGCCGTAAGCCTAAATCTTTCAACGCACACTTCCGTCCGTGCGCAGACCTTTCACGTTCTTCGTCACCCCATCGCAATTAATGCCAGTACAGGAATGTTGACCTGTTTCCCATCGGTTTTTCCTCTCGGATACACCTTAGGACCCGACTAACCCTGATCCGATTAACGTTGATCAGGAACCCTGAGTCTATTGGCGAGCGGGTTTTTCACCCGCTTTATCGTTACTTATGCCTACATTTTCTTTTCAAGCCGCTCCAGCGAGCCTCGCGGCTCACCTTCGGTGCAACTTGAATGCTCCCCTACCATCCGCCAGAAGCGGATCCACGGCTTCGGTAGTGAACTTGATGCCCGTTTATTTTCCGCGCTTAATCACTCGACCAGTGAGCTGTTACGCACTCTTTAAATGAATGGCTGCTTCCAAGCAAACATCCTGGCTGTCATAGCAATTAAACATCGTTAAATCAACTTAGTCCACATTTGGGGACCTTAGCCGGTGGTCTGGGTTGTTTCCCTCTCGGCCCATGACCTTAGCACCCTGGGCCTCACTCCTGAGCATCCTGTTGCAGCATTCGGAGTTCATTGGGGTTTGGTAGGCGGTGAAGCCCCCTAGCCCGATTGGTAGCTCTACCTCTGCAACATTTTTACTCAAGGCTGCTCCTAAAAGCATTTCGGGGAGTACGAGCTATCTCCCAGTTTGATAAGCCTTTCACCCCTACACACAGCTCATCCAATAGCTTTTCAACGCTAACTGGTTCGGACCTCCATCTCGTGTTACCGAGACTTCATCCTGGCCATGTGTAGATCACTGAGGTTTCGCGTCTACCCCCACTGACTGAACGCCCTGTTAGGACT from Chitinophagales bacterium encodes:
- a CDS encoding MFS transporter, with amino-acid sequence MAQGITMIAIPWHFTNVLNMPSGFGIITMVATFLSLLWGLYAGVMIDRYNRKHVFLAITTGGFIIMLLVSLLGFYLGQLPMLSVAFIYCSMFLIFTVHYPNLFAFAQEITDPKDYGRIISWIEIQGQATTAASMALGAVLYGGARSGEISLLGFQVKLATVLRPWELHEIFLLNAITFLLAGLLISFIRFQPLAHRSAEISGVLSRLKAGFDYLYKHRLIFIFGTASFFIFVTILITGFYLNPIYIKNHLQQEAGVYASYEMYFAVGSLLAGIGIRTLFRKSNTVAAIIIMSLGISALYFICMWNTHLGVFYLIGLMQGFGNAGTRIMRMTYLFHHIPNQVIGRTGGVFMTVSVILRLILIFVISRPFFVSGNHVTYSYFILALFVLSAAALMSVFYTRLVALPAHSDIRLADKGKNYNQISKH
- the ctaA gene encoding heme A synthase, with amino-acid sequence MPKPSGAVKWWLLCGVVMIYVQIMLGGITRLTGSGLSITEWQIITGTIPPLNERSWNNEFEKYRETPQYHKLNKGMTLAEFKRIYFWEYLHRLWARLMGFVFAIPFAVFLLRKQLPKRLILQLVVVIFLSALAASFGWIMVKSGLVERPWVDAYKLTMHLLIALLTFSYLLHVTVRQWVADEYYTVSPLLKRFAAVLLAVITVQLSLGGMMSGMKAGFLYPTFPDMNGRFIPDVLLSPSSWTMDAFRHYDADPFAASLVHFLHRMVGYSFLLLVVIFYCKSKKVKTRHPLPAAAGALAGITLIQVVLGIITVLHFKGGLPIMWGVLHQAVGILVLADLVVVFALIRKPYV
- a CDS encoding membrane protein, encoding MIQRIQTVWWLLSAILLVGMLFLPVFRSPDGTLLYPNNFVILLLTALVTAGGSLLIIFLYKNRPFQIKAGWVLILLHLLLMGILGYWFFSQTGLAYLPATVIPLISLIFQILAIRGVRKDEALVKSMDRLR
- a CDS encoding acetyl-CoA acetyltransferase, with the protein product MTNAYVLDAVRTPIGKYGGVLSSVRPDDLAAEVIRALMKRNEKILPSEVEDVIFGAANQAGEDNRNVARIALLLAGLPVTTAGVTVNRLCASGLQAIMDAARAVMLGEADVYIAGGAESMSRAPFVMAKAYEAFSRSAEVYDTTLGWRFINKKFAQLYYPFSMGETAENVARKWNISRQEQDAFALQSQEKYQQAFQAGKFQDEIIPVLVNKPTGDVVSVNTDEHPRKTSLDKLAALKPVFAKDGTVTAGNASGINDGAAALLIVSEKVVQERGLKPLARIKAMAVAGVDPDIMGIGPVPATRKALQRAGLKVEDIGLVELNEAFASQSLACIRELHFNPDIVNVNGGAIALGHPLGCSGARISATLLHEMKRRPNVQYGLATMCIGVGQGAAVIYERVG
- the gmk gene encoding guanylate kinase, whose translation is MKLIIFTAPSGAGKTTIVHRLLDMDSRLKFSVSATTRKKRDYEVDGKHYYFLTEEEFKSKIQKGEFIEWEEVYPGVFYGTLASEVERLTRAGKAIVFDIDVKGALRLKEKYGDAALTIFVKPPSLQVLRERLANRNSENTQSMVKRLERIKFEMSFEDRFDRVLVNDDLDKAVAEAKKIIDAFLSQR
- the apaG gene encoding Co2+/Mg2+ efflux protein ApaG, which translates into the protein MKNLFLRRAYNRLMITHVTHGIRISVETFYQQDYSNPVNWEYMFAYRITIENTSSFTVKLLKRYWKIFDSIGELKEIEGVGVVGKQPILKPGESHQYVSGCSLRSEVGRMSGNYLMQRLDDGKLFRVIIPEFELVAPLKLN
- a CDS encoding magnesium chelatase; amino-acid sequence: MDELEITESEQLISDRLVKTYGSAVYGVNAITITVEVNVSQGMKYFLVGLPDNAVKESQQRIEAALKNNGYRMPRQRIVINMAPADIRKEGSSYDLTIALGILAASGQVNPEKIGEYVVMGELSLDGSLQPIKGALPIAIQARKEKFTGFILPKQNAREAAIVNDLKIYGADNIRDVVRFFNHEGELIQVQVDTRAEFAANLNKFDFDFSDVKGQENIKRALEIAAAGGHNVILIGPPGAGKTMLAKRIPTILPPLTLHEALETTKVHSVAGKLPSNASLIYQRPFRAPHHTISDVALVGGGSFPQPGEISLAHNGVLFLDELPEFKRSVLEVMRQPMEERKITVSRSRFSVEYPASFMLVASMNPCPCGYYNHPEKECVCAPGVVQKYLNRISGPLLDRIDLHVEVTPLPIKDLSMERQGEKSETIRARVIKARQIQEKRFSGKQGIYCNAQMATKELREYCRIDTASQTLLNKAMERLGLSARAYDRILKVSRTIADLEGSDDIKMEHLAEAIQFRSLDRESWAA
- the recX gene encoding regulatory protein RecX, producing the protein MPVRQQDISQIAGKIERYCASAERCRQDVIRKLSQSGVEPATIEKLIRRLERRGFLDEKRYARLFAREKFHLSAWGKIKIRHALRQKGISDDLIEVALEEIPQEEYLATLRKLFSQKIHALAATDKASRKEKVFRYLAGRGFEPDLITRLMENDG